From a region of the Hemitrygon akajei chromosome 16, sHemAka1.3, whole genome shotgun sequence genome:
- the mrpl54 gene encoding large ribosomal subunit protein mL54 → MAVPSVWMLGRCTVRSAFLRSSVVCRAPANGYAKKAAVKGKGKVGIKEARPSPEICKDPAILTTHAVGVNIYKQGADPKLLPDSEYPDWLFSLNLGPPKNLDELDPESSEYWKRIRKQHMWQHNKEQKGKKV, encoded by the exons ATGGCGGTGCCCAGTGTTTGGATGCTGGGCCGCTGCACGGTGAGGAGCGCGTTTCTGCGGAGCAGTGTGGTGTGCCGAGCGCCGGCAAATGGTTACGCCAAGAAAGCAG CTGTTAAGGGAAAAGGTAAGGTTGGAATCAAAGAGGCTCGGCCAAGTCCAGAGATATGTAAGGATCCTGCCATTCTGACCACTCATGCTGTGGGAGTGAATATCTACAAGCAAGGTGCAGATCCAAAGCTACTGCCAGATTCTGAATACCCCGACTG GTTGTTTTCCTTGAACCTTGGACCGCCAAAGAACCTGGATGAACTGGACCCAGAATCCTCGGAATACTGGAAAAGAATAAGAAAACAACACATGTGGCAACATAACAAAGAACAAAAAGGAAAGAAAGTCTAA